In Nostoc sp. CENA543, a genomic segment contains:
- a CDS encoding Uma2 family endonuclease, with product MSIAASDTPLAKSLPTNITILQGIHWDTYQNLVRDLESQAGTKLTYDDGTLEILMPLPPHERYKRLLGRFVEVTTEELGIEICSLGSTTWTREDLRKGLEADECYYIQNELVVRGKDVIDLTIDPPPDLAIEVDSTSSSMNRMGIYAALGVPEVWRFDFETVTILSLVNNDYQPREISLVLPMFNAAVLMKFLELSLTMGETSLIRYVREWVREQLAKS from the coding sequence ATGAGTATTGCCGCTTCCGATACACCTTTGGCAAAATCATTACCTACAAACATTACCATATTGCAAGGCATTCACTGGGATACCTATCAGAATTTGGTGCGAGATTTAGAGTCCCAAGCAGGAACAAAACTAACTTATGATGACGGAACGTTGGAGATTTTGATGCCGCTACCACCCCACGAACGTTATAAACGATTATTAGGTCGTTTTGTTGAAGTTACCACAGAAGAGTTAGGCATTGAAATTTGTAGCTTAGGTTCTACAACTTGGACAAGAGAAGATTTACGCAAGGGTTTAGAAGCGGATGAGTGTTATTACATTCAAAATGAGTTAGTTGTGCGCGGTAAAGATGTAATTGATTTGACAATTGATCCACCTCCTGATTTGGCGATTGAGGTTGATAGTACCAGCAGTTCAATGAATCGGATGGGGATTTATGCGGCGTTGGGTGTGCCTGAAGTATGGCGTTTTGATTTTGAAACTGTGACAATTTTGAGTTTAGTTAATAATGATTACCAACCCCGTGAAATATCGTTAGTGTTGCCGATGTTTAATGCTGCTGTGTTGATGAAGTTTTTGGAATTAAGTTTAACAATGGGTGAAACAAGTTTAATTCGTTATGTGCGGGAATGGGTGAGGGAACAGTTAGCAAAATCATGA
- a CDS encoding ribbon-helix-helix protein, CopG family, which translates to MSDDALERLKQRQRPSVPTRDASLVSSSSDIQISGHQETKVSTHLEIKTKQSTIRLEAELSERLSEVCKANGLSREVLIEALFEHYEADPQAWQAILELAKAKGEQRMQNANKKRARSMIQRFS; encoded by the coding sequence ATGAGTGATGATGCCCTAGAACGCCTGAAACAAAGGCAACGTCCTAGCGTTCCTACCCGTGATGCCTCTTTGGTATCTAGTAGTTCAGATATCCAGATATCTGGACATCAAGAAACTAAGGTATCTACACATCTAGAAATCAAAACTAAACAAAGTACCATTCGCTTAGAAGCAGAACTGAGTGAACGCTTAAGTGAGGTTTGTAAAGCAAATGGACTCAGCCGGGAAGTATTGATAGAAGCATTATTTGAGCATTACGAGGCTGACCCCCAAGCGTGGCAGGCTATTTTGGAACTAGCAAAAGCAAAGGGGGAACAACGGATGCAAAATGCTAACAAGAAACGAGCGCGCTCCATGATACAGCGTTTTAGTTGA